Within the Sulfurimonas aquatica genome, the region AAAGTGTGGTAATAAGTAGTGCTCCCCAAAGTTTAAATATAGCAGTTGTAACTATCAAAAGCAGTAAGATAATTATCTCTCTCATATAAACTCCATAATACAAAAAAGTTATTTTTATATTCTATAAATGCATTATATGTGCTTTAGTAAAAAAGAGCAACCAGGGTTGACGAAATATTAGATGAGTTGTATAGTTCTTATATATAGCAATAGGAGAATAATATGCAAATAGATGACTTTGAAGATCCCTATAACACTCCACTCTATCAAGCTAAATTAGTAGAGCAAGATAAAGAGATATACCTAAAAGAAATACTACCAAAGAGTGATGAATTAATAGAAGCGCAAATTCAAGTTGAGATATCTTTGACTACTTGTGGAGTAGAACTTATTTATAACTCAAAAGTATTAAAATTTAGAGATGAAGAGGATAGAATCTGTTTTCAAAGGAGCATCAACGCTTTTTTTATATCACAAGGATTCAAACTAGAAAATATATTCTATCCAATTTTAATATACAAATGCGCCACCACAAAAAATAGAAAAAATCTATTCGTTCATTCAGATAACAGATGTTTAAATGAAGATGAAATAAAAGAGTGGAGGAGCAACTTTTTAAAAATATATAGAGTGTTTTTTAGTTACGTTAGTAGTAAAGAGGGCTAGAATATTTAAGTATAGTGAATTATTAGATTGAGAAAATACCACTAAAGTTATAGAAAATTTCACAGAATGAGAAACTCGATTGTAAAAACACCTTTTCCTTGAGATAAATATATGCGAGTACCACACCAAATATGGTACGATTAAAAAATTTAATCGTACCATTAGACTTAATTACAAAAATGGATGCTTATTTTTTACTTTTTGTTATTAAGTCACTTTTTACAGAAGGGAGCGGTTCTAATGGACAGTAAACACTCTCAAAGTATTGGCATTTTTGAGAGTTGTCTACAGGAGGATTGAAAGATATAAAATGATTGTTACAATAGTGTTATTTAAGATGGAAGTACTCAATCTACTTATACTGGCATAGTTCAAGAGAATTCACGCATATAAATAAAATCCCTAAAACATCACGAAATTTATGTTATACTGCATTAAAATTAATAAAACCCCGATATATATTTATTAACTTAATATATTCCCGAATAAATTAATAAAATCCCAGAAAGGCGGTTTCTTAACATGGGTATTACATTTAATAATCAAATATTACCTAATTCATGCCAACTTATCGGGTATTCATGGTTGATAAATCATTTTAATTTAGAGTTACCTTTAAGACAATTATGCTGCATTAGCCAAAAAAGATTAGCAGGACAGTCTATTCATAAGGGTCAGTGGCTTATATATGATGCGCAGTTAATGGTTGAAGATATAGCTTACTCTCATTTAGAATTTGCATTAAAACATGAATACATTGATTTACTTATCTTAAAAAGAATATTCCAACAATATCCCTTACAAGAAATATCACAAAGCATCGACATAAATCCAAAACGTATTTTAAGTAAAAAAATATGGTTTTTGTATGAATTTTTGTTAAATAAAAGACTCCCTCTCAAGGATCTTCCTGTTGGCAAGTATGATGATCTTCTCGACGTAAAAAAATATATTATTAGCGAAAAAATCATTAAATCTAAAAGGCATAAGATAAACAACAACTTGATTGGAACTGCTAAATTATGTCCAATTATTAGAAAAACAGAGAAGTTACGACACTACCTAGATTCGAATTTAAATAAAAAAATATCGAATGTTTTAGGATCTGTTAGCAATTCACTTATCAAAAGAGCGGCTAGTTTTTTATTATTGTCAGATTCCAAAGCATCGTTTGAGATAGAAGGGGAGCGACCAGCTAAAAATAGAATTGAAAGCTGGGGTAAAATTATTAATGAAGCTGGCAAAACAATTTTGAGTATAAATGAGATACAACGGCTTCATTCGATTCTTTTAGGAAATTCGAGATTTATTAAAATAGGCCTAAGAGAAGAAGAGGTCTTTTTAGGTGATAGAGATCGAGATAATTACCCCATCCCTGAATTTATTGGTGCGAATAGTAAAGATATTTTAGAATTAATGAACGACTGGATAGAACTAGAGCAAAAATTGCTTGAAGATGAAATTGATCCAATTCTACATGCGACTATTATCGCTTTTATATTTGTATATGTACATCCACTTGAAGATGGAAATGGAAGGATACATAGGTATTTAATACATCATGTTTTAGCAAATAGAAATTTTTATCCCAAAGGGATGATTTTTCCAATCTCAACTGTCATTTTAGATAATATTAAAAGGTATCGTGACATATTAGTTCAACATACTAGCCCACTAATGAAGATGATAAATTGGGAGGCTACAGAGAATGGAAACGTTAAAATATTAAACAATACAGAGGATTTATATAGATACTTTGATGCAACTTCAAGTTGTGAATTCATTTTTGCATGCGTTGAAAAAACTATCAAAGAGACTCTACCAAATGAATTAAAATATCTAAATTCATTTGACAAAGCATACATAGAAATTAATGAAATTATCGAGATGCCGGAGAATAAATTGAAAAGTTTAATAACATATATTTTGCAAAATGAACACAAGCTTTCTAAAAACAAAAAAGAGAAATACTTTGATGAATTGACTGCTCATGAGATAAAAACAATAGAAGATATTGTTGTGAATAATTTCTTATAGACTTGTGATTACTGTATTAAAATTACATGTAACATCATGTGTGGTTTGCAATTTACTATAATATTTTATGTGATTTATTTAAAACATTCGATACTTATGTAAGAGTTTTTCTCATTAATTCAGTAATATGTTTTACTTATTAAAGGTAATAAAACTCTACAAGATGTGTATAGTTAAAGTAATTATTGATGTGCATTTGAGCATATAATAGATAAATTAAAGTAAGAAATCCAATACATTTTTACTCTTTTATTGTGTAAAAAGCGTCTTTTTGACTCAAAAATTCTAGTTCTTCTTCATAGGTCTCAAGGGACGAGTTAAAATATAAAACTATTATATTCTCTGTACTAAATATAGTATATTCCTTTTCTAGTAAGGGCATTATTTGAAGAAAATAGTATATTCGGTAACTCTTGCTCAACATATTATCTTGATTATTCAATGATTATAGATAGCGTCATATCAATATAATTATTAGAAAAAGGCTATTAAAATTTAGCTTAAAATGAAAAAATATAGAAGGTTTAAGAGATCAAAACAGTGTAGTTTTGATTGGTATGGAGAATGAAAAAGGAGTCAGATAAATCAGAAACATGGCTCAAAATAACTTAAGTAAAAAAGTAAATAAAGAAGATAATTTGTGCTGAAATTTCGAGCTTTTTTAATGAAAATAGGCTTGTAAACTATAAAAATAGTATCTTGAATGGAAGAAAATTCAACACTCTGTAGGCAATAATTTAAAGAATTTTTAGTAATTACTAGCCTATTTTTACATCGATTTATCTACTGTAAAGTTCTAATTTTGTCTACAAAAGTCATCCCAATTCCATTAAAAAAGTTTATTAATTCCCCATCTAAATACAATAAATATCCGTAAATTATTACTGAATACAATATCAATTCGACTATAAAATTCAATGAAATTACCTCCCTGAATGCATTTTTTATATCTGTTTTTGAAGGTTTCGAGGCTATGAATAGTTGAATAAATATGAAAAATACAATGAGGTCTTGGTGCTTATATTCGTATGTGTTGTGTATTGAAAAATTTAAAATATTTACATATTCTATAGATACGTACTGAAGATATATTGCAGTAAAAATCATTATGAGAAGTGACAAAAGTGGAGCTAGGTTTATTAAAATTGATTGTGTTGGAGAAGCATTCATATAGGTTACTGAACCTAAGTTTCCCGTTTCATGATTGGGTATTAAATTGAAGCCAACCACTTTGACGATTGGTTTCGTTTTTATATGAATAGCTGCTCTAATCATGTTGATAATAATGTCAAAAAACATAAAAATAATTGCTATAAAAGCATGAAGTAGTTCATGTATTATCGTTGCGGGTAGAAATAAGATTGAGTGGATGAAAAATTTAATTTTACTCATTTTGTTTGGGGCTCCTAAAAGGGCATAGGTTATTTTAAAATCATAGTATAATTTTTCAACTTAGCAGGACGGTTTTTAGGAATAGGACATATTGTATTGGTCTATGGTCTAAAAAGAGCAAAAATATTGTGAAAATATGGCTTCTCTTATAGAGTTGAGAGAGATGCCAGTTTTGAAATATGAAAAAAAACTGGCATCTCTGGGAATTCAGTTTTGGCATCTCTGGGAATTCAGTTTTGGCATCTCTGGGAATTCAGTTTTCACAGACGCTCTAAGGCCAAGGGAAAATAGCAAAAATATGGCTTCTCTTATAG harbors:
- a CDS encoding Fic family protein, whose translation is MGITFNNQILPNSCQLIGYSWLINHFNLELPLRQLCCISQKRLAGQSIHKGQWLIYDAQLMVEDIAYSHLEFALKHEYIDLLILKRIFQQYPLQEISQSIDINPKRILSKKIWFLYEFLLNKRLPLKDLPVGKYDDLLDVKKYIISEKIIKSKRHKINNNLIGTAKLCPIIRKTEKLRHYLDSNLNKKISNVLGSVSNSLIKRAASFLLLSDSKASFEIEGERPAKNRIESWGKIINEAGKTILSINEIQRLHSILLGNSRFIKIGLREEEVFLGDRDRDNYPIPEFIGANSKDILELMNDWIELEQKLLEDEIDPILHATIIAFIFVYVHPLEDGNGRIHRYLIHHVLANRNFYPKGMIFPISTVILDNIKRYRDILVQHTSPLMKMINWEATENGNVKILNNTEDLYRYFDATSSCEFIFACVEKTIKETLPNELKYLNSFDKAYIEINEIIEMPENKLKSLITYILQNEHKLSKNKKEKYFDELTAHEIKTIEDIVVNNFL